The genomic stretch CTTGGCGAAGTCGTCGTTGATCTCGTCCATCTCCAGGACGATGTCGTAGGGCACCTTGGCCTCGGCGAGGAGCACGTTCATGTGCCCGGGCAGCCGGCCGGCCACGGGGTGGATGCCGAACCGGACGTCGATGCCCTTCTCCCGCAGGTGCCGGGTGAGCTCCGCGACCGCGCTCTGCGCCTGGGCGACGGCCATGCCGTATCCGGGCGTGATGATCACCGAGTCGGCGTCGCGGAGGAGTTCGGCGACCTCGTCGGCGGTGATCTCGGTGTGCTCCCCGTACTCGGTGTCGTCGGAGGTGGCTGCCTCGATGCCGAACCCGCCGGCGATGACCGAGAGGAAGGAGCGGTTCATCGCCTTGCACATGATGTAGGAGAGGTAGGCACCCGAGGAGCCCACCAGGGCACCGGTGATGATCAGCAGGTCGTTGCCCAGCAGGAAGCCCGACGCGGCCGCGGCCCAGCCCGAGTAGCTGTTGAGCATCGAGACGACCACCGGCATGTCCCCGCCGCCGATGGAGGCCACCAGGTGCCAGCCCAGCGCCAGGGCGATCGCGGTGATGACGGCCAGCACGGCCAGGTTCGGGGTGACCACGAACACCACCGTGAGGACGGCGAAGGCGACCAGCGCACCCAGGTTCAGCGCGTTCTTGCCCGGCAGGACCAGGGGCGCGGACTTCATCCGGGCCGAGAGCTTGAGGAACGCCACGATCGAGCCGGTGAAGGTGACCGCGCCGATGAACACGCCGATGCCGACCTCGCCGGAGTGGATGGCGTCGCCGCCACCGCCCCCGTCGGAGGCGGCCACCCCCTCGACCGACAGGTAGCCGTTCCAGCCGACCAGCACCGCGGCCAGGCCGACGAAGCTGTGCAGGATCGCGATGAGCTCGGGCATGCCGGTCATCGCCACCCGGCGGGCCCGCCACAGCCCGATGACCGCGCCGACGGCGACCACGACGGCCAGGAGGGCGGCCTGACTGCCGGAGATGCCGCCGTCGGCGACCAGTGCGCCCGTGGCGACGAGGGCCAGTGCCATGCCGGCGATGCCGTAGGTGTTCCCGGACCGGGCGCTCTCGTGCCGGGACAGTCCGGCCAGGCTCAGCACGAAGAGCAGTGCGGCCACGATGTATGCCGCCGAGGCGGCGCTGACGAGGGTCACACCGGCTCCTTGGCGAACATCTTCAGCATCCGGCGGGTGACGGCGAACCCGCCGAAGATGTTGATGCTGGCGACCAGGACCGCGATCAGCGCCAGCGCGGTGACGATGCCGCTCTCGGCGCCCACCTGCAGCAGCGCGCCGACCACGATGATGCCCGAGATCGCGTTGGTCACCGACATCAGCGGCGTGTGCAGCGCGTGGTGCACCGAGCTGATGACGTAGAACCCGACCACGATCGCGAGGGCGAAGACGGTGAAGTGCCCGACCAGCTCACCGGGGGAGAACGCCGTCACTCCGAACAGCAGGGCGGCGGCGAGCCCGACCAGCGCGAACCGCCGCGCCGGTGGTGGCGGAGCCTTCTTCGCCGGGGGAGGTGCGGCCGTGGGCACGACCGGCGCCGGCGCCGCCGAGACCTGCACCGGCGGCGGGGGCCAGGTCTTCTCGCCCTCGCGCACCACGGTCATGGCCCGCTGGACGACGTCGTCGAAGTCCAGCACCAGCCGGCCGTCCTTGCCCGGCGTCAGCAGCTTGAGCAGGTTGACCACATTGGTGCCGTAGAGCTGGGAGGCCTGGGCGGGCAGCCGGCCGGGCAGGTCGGTGTAGCCGATGATCGAGACGCCGTTGGCGGTGACCACGACCTCGTCGGCGACCGAGCCGGCCACGTTGCCGCCCTGGGCGGCGGCCATGTCGACGATCACGCTGCCCGACCGCATGCTGGCCACCATCTCCTCGGTGATCAGCCGCGGGGCGGGCCGGCCCGGGATGAGCGCCGTCGTGATGACGATGTCGGCCTCGGGCACCTGCTCGGCGTACATCAGCGCCGCCCGCCGGTTGAAGTCCTCGCCCATCTCGCGGGCGTAGCCGTCGGCGCTGACCTCCTGCTCGCCGGCCGGGACCGCCACGTACTCACCGCCCAGCGACCGCACCTGCTCGGCCACCTCGGGCCGGACGTCGGTGGCGCGGACGATCGCGCCGAGACTCGACGCCGTCCCGATCGCCGCGAGCCCGGCCACGCCGGCGCCCACGACGAGCACCGTGGCCGGGGGCACCTTGCCCGCAGCGGTCACCTGGCCGGTGAAGAACCGGCCGAATGCGTGCGCGGCCTCGAGCACCGCGCGGTAGCCGGCGATGTTGGCCATCGAGCTCAGTACGTCCAGCGACTGGGCGCGGGAGATGCGCGGGACGGCGTCCATCGCCAGCGCGGTGATCGGTCGCCGGGCGAGCTCGTCGACCAGATCGGGGTTCAGGGCCGGGCCGATGAGGCTGATCAGCGTCGCGCCGTCCCGGAGCCGGCCGAGCTCGTCCGGCGCGGGAGCGTTGACGCGGATCACGACGTCGGCCTGCCAGGCGTCGTCCGTCGTCCCGACCGTCGCGCCGGAGGCGGCATAGTCCTCGTCCAGGAAGCTGCTGCCCGAGCCCGCCCCGGCCTCCACGACCACCTCGTAGCCGAGCTCGAGCAGCTTGGTCACCGTGGCCGGCGTGGCCGCCACCCGGGTCTCGCGGGGTCTGGTCTCACGCGGCACTCCGATACGCATCGCTGCGCTCCATTCCTCGCCGGGGAGACTCGTCGCTCTCCTGCACGGTGATCTCGGGGGATCATGCCTGCTGTCGAGGGCTGAGGTCGGCCGAGGTGGCCGGCGACACGGATGGTGACGGGTGCAGCCCCTAATTCATGCGCATAGTATGAACCGGAAGGCCGCTCGGCAGTAGGGTCCGCCGTTGTGACGCGAGCCACGTCCGCACTGGAGATCCACGGCCGCTCGCCGGCCGAGGACGACGGCCGGCCGCCGCTGCTCTTCGTCCACGGCCTGGGTCACGGCGCCTGGTGCTGGGAGAACTGGCTGGACGCCGCCGCGGCCGCCGGCTGGTCGGCCACGGCCGTCTCGTTGCGGGGGCACGGGAACAGTCCCGGGCGGCTCCGGACGGCGGTGCTGCGGCAGTACGCCGACGACGTCGTCGCGACCGCGCTGGCACTGCCGCGGCCCGCCGTGCTCGTCGGGCACTCGATGGGCGGCCTGGTGGTGCAGCAGGCGTTGGCGCGGTACGCGGCCCGGGCCGCCGTCCTGGTGGCGCCGGTGCCCGCTCACCCGGCGGTCGCCTCGCTGGTCGCCATCGCGCGCCGTCACCCGGCCGACGCGCTGCGCATCGTCGCCGGCGGCTCGCTGCCCCTCCGTCCGGACTACCTCTTCCACGAACTGGAGCACGCCGAGGCGCAGGCGCACTCCGGCCGCTGCCACGGGGAGTCGGCGCTGGTGCAGTACCAGCTGCTGATGCACCGCCCGCCCCGACCGCCGCTGGGCTCCCCGCCGGTGCTGGTGCTCGCCACTCCCGACGACCGGCTGGTGCCGATCGGGGGCATCCGGGCCACCGCCCGCCGCTATCGCGCCGAGGTCGTGGAGTTCCCGGGCATGGGGCACGACCTGATGCTCGACGCCCGCTGGCGCGAACCCCTCGCCGCCATGCTCCGGTGGCTCGGGAAACGGTTCCCGACCGCCTCCTGACCCGGTGGACGTTCACCTGGCGCGACTGAGTGGTCGCGCTGGGTGGGCGGGCGGGCGCGTCTCCTCCGTTCGGGACGAAGGCGATTGACGCCCCCCGCCGCCACCCCGAGCATCCGGCCCGACGCCGTCCGGAGGCTCCGAGACGGTGCCCGAGGGGGAGCCATGCCGCTGATTCCGCCCGCCCTGGAGCGTCCGGTCGCCATCGCCACCGACGTCCTCCGGTACCTGCCGTTCGGGCCGCGGCTGGTGACGTCCGGGTTCGTCGCCCTGCTCGCCAACGCCACCGCACCGCGGCCGCGGCCGCTGACGCTGGCCGGCGACTACGCCAGCTGGGTGAGTCTCACCGACCGGACGTTCACCGGAAGGCACCTGCCGCCGGCACCTGCCGACCGGCGGCTGCCCACCGAGGCCGAGGTGCTGGACCTGTTCCGCCGGCGACCCGGGACGGAGCAGCCGTCGACGGACACGACGGTCATGTTCCTGCTCTTCGCCCAGTGGTTCACCGACAGCTTCCTGCGCACCGAGCGCAGCGACTGGCGCAAGAACACGTCGACCCAGGAAATCGACTTCTGCCAGATCTACGGGCTCTCGGAGGCCAAGGCCCGCATGCTGCGGTCCATGCAGGGCGGCCGGCTCAAGTCGCAGCAGATCGACGGTCAGGAGTTCCCGCCGTTCCTCTTCGAGCGCACGGCGAGCGGCGGGCACGCGGTCAAGCCGGAGTTCAAGGGCCTGCACGACGAGGACTTCCTGCTCGACGTCCTGCTGGCCGGGGTGTCCGACCGGCAGAAGGACCTCTTCTTCGCCGTGGGCCTCGAGCACGGCAACTCCACCATCGGCAGCACCTCGCTGGACGTGCTCATGGTGCGCGAGCACAACCGGATCGCCGGCCTGCTGGCGCGGGAGTACGAGGAGGGCCGCGAGTCGCCGCGCTGGCCGCGGCCGATGCGCGACGAGGACCTCGACGAGCGGCTGTTCCAGACAACCCGGCTCATCATGCTCGTGCTGCTGCTCAAGATCGTGGTCGAGGAGTACATCCGGCACATCGCCCCCTACGACCCGCCGCTCAAGGTGCTGCCCGGCTTCGCCGCCAGGAAGCCGTGGAACCGGGCCGGCTGGATCGCCGTCGAGTTCAACCTGCTGTACCGGTGGCACATGCTGGTGCCCGAGACGGTGACGACCGAGGACGGCGTCGTGGAGGCCAAGAGCTTCCTCCGCGACAACAACGCGCTCGTCGTCGAGAAGGGGATCGAGTGGGTCATGGCCCAGGCCTCCCGCTCGCGCGCGTCGCGGATCGGACTGTTCAACACCCCCTTGTTCATGACCGACCGGGAGTCGCCCGAGCACCCCTCGGTCGAGGAGCGCTCGATCGGCCTGATGCGGTTCGCCCGGCTGGCCTCCTACAACGACTACCGCGAGCGGTTCGGGATGGAGCGGAAGAAGAGCTTCGCGGAGGTCAGCAGCGACCCCGAGGTGCAGCGGCGGCTCGAGCAGCTCTACGGGGACGTCGACCACCTGGAGTGGTACGTCGGCATCTGGGCCGAGGACCACCCCGGCGACCAGATCATGGGCGACCTGCTGACCGCGATGGTCGGCTACGACGCGTTCACCCAGGCCCTCACCAATCCGGTGCTCGCCCCGCAGGTGTTCACCGAGGACACCTTCACGCGGGCCGGGATGACCGTCATCAGGAAGACCGGCACGCTGCAGGACATCCTGGCCCGCAACATCACCTCGCCCTCGGCGGCCGTCGCCCGCTTCACCCACGGGTCCGAGCGCCGGAGCTGGCGCCGCCGTCGCTGAACGCCTGTCCACGGACCCGGTCACGGGGCTCTCACCCCGCCTTCACCCCAATGGGGGGCCCCGAGCACGTTCGGGTGAAGACGAGGTACGCGATCGGCCGAAACACTCCCCAGCGGGTTCCGGCCCAGCTCGGGAGCGCGGTCGACCGCGGCCGCCACGAGCTGGCCCCGGGGTCCGTCGACGCCGCCGAGCGGCGGCGTCACGGAGCAGCGGAGGGAGGACCGTGTCCGTCTCGATCAGCGCACACCACGAGGACATGGTGCCGCCGGAGATCGTCTCGACCGTCTTCTACAGCGCGACCGTCAGCGACACCCTCGCCATCCTGGTGGCCGAGGCCGCCCACGGGGGCCAGCGGCTGACCTGGTGCAACGAGGGCGCCGTGAAGCTGCTCGGCTACGGGGTCGACGACGTCCGCGCCCTGCCCCTGGACCAGCTGTTCCCCAGCCTCGGCGGGGGTGAGCTCAAGCTGCTGCTGCGCCGCGAGCGCTCCGCCCGCATGACCGTCCCGGTCCGCACCGCCAGCGGTGCGGTCATCGACGCCGTGGTCATGACCACCCCCGACCCCAGCGGCCGGATGTGGACCATGCGCCTGCTGTCGACCTCCAACGAGCAGGAGCGCGCCCTGCGCGCCACCGCCGACGCGCACGAGCGCCGCTTCTCCGCGCTGACCGAGCGGTCGCCGGTCCCGACGCTGCTCTCGGAGCAGGGCATGCGCCTGGCGCACGTCAACGACGCGTTCTGCTCCCTGGTGGGCCTGCGCGCCGAGCAGCTGCTGGGCACGGGGTGGATCAACACCATCCACGAGGACGACCTCGACGGCGTCATCGAGCAGGTGGCCGCGGCCCTCGACGGCGACGAGGTGGAGATCCAGGCCCGTCTGGTGCGGGAGGACGCCACCGTGCGGACGACGGTCATCCGCTTCGCCCACCTGTTCACGCCGGGCGTGGGCGCCGGCTTCGTCGGCACGATCGAGGACATCACCGACCGCCTCGCCTTCGAGGCCAAGCTGGCGCACCAGGCCAACCACGACCCGCTGACGGGGCTGCCGAACCGCACGCTGCTGGCCCAGTACGTCGCCGAGCGCTTCGAGCGCGGCACCGGCGCCCTGGCCTGCCTCTTCATGGACCTCGACAACTTCAAGGTGGTCAACGACTCGCTGGGCCACACCGCCGGCGACGAGCTGCTGGTGGAGGTGGCCACACGGCTGCGCTCGACCGTGCGGCCCGGCGACCTCGTGGCCCGCTTCGGCGGCGACGAGTTCGTCGTCGTGTGCGAGAACGTCGACGAGACCGCGGCGGTGGCACTGGCCGGCCGGGTCTCGGGCGCCCTGGCCACGCCGATGCGGCTGGGCGGCGTGGACGTCCGCCCCTACGCCAGCGTCGGGGTCACCGTGCAGACGGCCGAGCACGAGTCCGCCGACGAGCTCATCCGCGACTGCGACATCGCGATGTACCAGGCGAAGGCGGGCGGTAAGGGCCGGATCACCGTCCTGGACCAGCAGGCCCGTGCCGAGGCCCGGGACAAGCTGCGGCTGGTCGCCGAACTGCGCGACGCGATCGAGCGCCGTGAGATCACGCTGACCTACCAGCCGATCTTCAGCTCCGCCGAGGGACTCCCGGTGGCCGTGGAGTCACTCGCCCGGTGGGAGCACCGCGACCGCG from Blastococcus sp. PRF04-17 encodes the following:
- the pntB gene encoding Re/Si-specific NAD(P)(+) transhydrogenase subunit beta, which encodes MTLVSAASAAYIVAALLFVLSLAGLSRHESARSGNTYGIAGMALALVATGALVADGGISGSQAALLAVVVAVGAVIGLWRARRVAMTGMPELIAILHSFVGLAAVLVGWNGYLSVEGVAASDGGGGGDAIHSGEVGIGVFIGAVTFTGSIVAFLKLSARMKSAPLVLPGKNALNLGALVAFAVLTVVFVVTPNLAVLAVITAIALALGWHLVASIGGGDMPVVVSMLNSYSGWAAAASGFLLGNDLLIITGALVGSSGAYLSYIMCKAMNRSFLSVIAGGFGIEAATSDDTEYGEHTEITADEVAELLRDADSVIITPGYGMAVAQAQSAVAELTRHLREKGIDVRFGIHPVAGRLPGHMNVLLAEAKVPYDIVLEMDEINDDFAKTDVVLVIGANDTVNPAATDDPTSPIAGMPVLTVWEADRVVVFKRSMAAGYAGVQNPLFFRENSRMLFGDARERVEDILRAL
- a CDS encoding alpha/beta hydrolase — encoded protein: MTRATSALEIHGRSPAEDDGRPPLLFVHGLGHGAWCWENWLDAAAAAGWSATAVSLRGHGNSPGRLRTAVLRQYADDVVATALALPRPAVLVGHSMGGLVVQQALARYAARAAVLVAPVPAHPAVASLVAIARRHPADALRIVAGGSLPLRPDYLFHELEHAEAQAHSGRCHGESALVQYQLLMHRPPRPPLGSPPVLVLATPDDRLVPIGGIRATARRYRAEVVEFPGMGHDLMLDARWREPLAAMLRWLGKRFPTAS
- a CDS encoding peroxidase family protein; the protein is MPLIPPALERPVAIATDVLRYLPFGPRLVTSGFVALLANATAPRPRPLTLAGDYASWVSLTDRTFTGRHLPPAPADRRLPTEAEVLDLFRRRPGTEQPSTDTTVMFLLFAQWFTDSFLRTERSDWRKNTSTQEIDFCQIYGLSEAKARMLRSMQGGRLKSQQIDGQEFPPFLFERTASGGHAVKPEFKGLHDEDFLLDVLLAGVSDRQKDLFFAVGLEHGNSTIGSTSLDVLMVREHNRIAGLLAREYEEGRESPRWPRPMRDEDLDERLFQTTRLIMLVLLLKIVVEEYIRHIAPYDPPLKVLPGFAARKPWNRAGWIAVEFNLLYRWHMLVPETVTTEDGVVEAKSFLRDNNALVVEKGIEWVMAQASRSRASRIGLFNTPLFMTDRESPEHPSVEERSIGLMRFARLASYNDYRERFGMERKKSFAEVSSDPEVQRRLEQLYGDVDHLEWYVGIWAEDHPGDQIMGDLLTAMVGYDAFTQALTNPVLAPQVFTEDTFTRAGMTVIRKTGTLQDILARNITSPSAAVARFTHGSERRSWRRRR
- a CDS encoding Re/Si-specific NAD(P)(+) transhydrogenase subunit alpha yields the protein MRIGVPRETRPRETRVAATPATVTKLLELGYEVVVEAGAGSGSSFLDEDYAASGATVGTTDDAWQADVVIRVNAPAPDELGRLRDGATLISLIGPALNPDLVDELARRPITALAMDAVPRISRAQSLDVLSSMANIAGYRAVLEAAHAFGRFFTGQVTAAGKVPPATVLVVGAGVAGLAAIGTASSLGAIVRATDVRPEVAEQVRSLGGEYVAVPAGEQEVSADGYAREMGEDFNRRAALMYAEQVPEADIVITTALIPGRPAPRLITEEMVASMRSGSVIVDMAAAQGGNVAGSVADEVVVTANGVSIIGYTDLPGRLPAQASQLYGTNVVNLLKLLTPGKDGRLVLDFDDVVQRAMTVVREGEKTWPPPPVQVSAAPAPVVPTAAPPPAKKAPPPPARRFALVGLAAALLFGVTAFSPGELVGHFTVFALAIVVGFYVISSVHHALHTPLMSVTNAISGIIVVGALLQVGAESGIVTALALIAVLVASINIFGGFAVTRRMLKMFAKEPV
- a CDS encoding putative bifunctional diguanylate cyclase/phosphodiesterase, which encodes MSVSISAHHEDMVPPEIVSTVFYSATVSDTLAILVAEAAHGGQRLTWCNEGAVKLLGYGVDDVRALPLDQLFPSLGGGELKLLLRRERSARMTVPVRTASGAVIDAVVMTTPDPSGRMWTMRLLSTSNEQERALRATADAHERRFSALTERSPVPTLLSEQGMRLAHVNDAFCSLVGLRAEQLLGTGWINTIHEDDLDGVIEQVAAALDGDEVEIQARLVREDATVRTTVIRFAHLFTPGVGAGFVGTIEDITDRLAFEAKLAHQANHDPLTGLPNRTLLAQYVAERFERGTGALACLFMDLDNFKVVNDSLGHTAGDELLVEVATRLRSTVRPGDLVARFGGDEFVVVCENVDETAAVALAGRVSGALATPMRLGGVDVRPYASVGVTVQTAEHESADELIRDCDIAMYQAKAGGKGRITVLDQQARAEARDKLRLVAELRDAIERREITLTYQPIFSSAEGLPVAVESLARWEHRDRGPISPATFVPLAEESGLISGLGLLVLDETCRQIAEWDHLLGPAAPPRANVNVSALQLDDNLPSQVAAALERHQLEPSRISVEITESALMKDPECAREILQQLRDQGIELAIDDFGTGYSSLAYLRRLPVDCLKVDRSFVAEMAGGHPEIASAVIALAATLNLCTVAEGVETLDQAAELTSLGATFLQGFSLAEPMTGGHAAAWFASHVETSR